Proteins encoded together in one Deinococcus hopiensis KR-140 window:
- the ftsH gene encoding ATP-dependent zinc metalloprotease FtsH codes for MKRAAWGWGLAAAALLLVVLIGVLSPRPRAGELTLTDFTAALQGRQIQTARVQYQNNTALLSGQLDGGRGQYRTRTLASDPAITLDQLQARGVQVTYEQPSRLNAFSLLGGLLSGLLILGLIVLLLRSRQGGGTDAASTFGKSKAAVISEGQIKLAFSDVAGCDEAKSDLQEVVDFLRHPERYHQLGARIPHGVLLVGPPGSGKTLLAKAVAGEAKVPYFSISGSDFVEMFVGVGAARVRDLFEQARKSAPCIVFIDEIDAVGRKRGVNLQGGNDEREQTLNQLLVEMDGFQSGQEVIILAATNRPDVLDAALLRPGRFDRQVVVDAPDVRGREMILRIHARKKPLDPSVDLAVIARRTAGMVGADLENLLNEAALGAARAGRSRIVMRDVEEARDRVLMGPERRSMVVREADRKVTAYHEVGHALAAQLLPHADKAHKLTIVPRGRSLGSALYTPEDRMHHTRAALLDRICVALAGHAAEEVATGQITTGAANDFQQATSIARRMVTEWGMSDVGMTALAQESGGYLGYGPQQEVYSDHTASRIDSEVARIIGAQYERAVTLLNEHAHVLHRLTDALVAREFLTGEDVQVALSGATLEDGAASKPDEEGPAPQPTLTPNPA; via the coding sequence ATGAAGCGCGCTGCGTGGGGATGGGGCCTGGCCGCTGCCGCCCTGCTGCTGGTGGTCCTGATTGGGGTATTGAGTCCGCGTCCCAGAGCGGGTGAACTGACGTTGACCGACTTCACAGCGGCCTTACAGGGCAGGCAGATCCAGACGGCGCGGGTGCAGTACCAGAACAACACCGCCCTGCTCAGCGGGCAGCTGGACGGGGGGCGCGGCCAGTACCGCACCCGGACCCTGGCCTCGGACCCGGCCATTACCCTGGATCAGCTGCAGGCCCGCGGGGTGCAGGTCACCTACGAGCAACCCTCGCGTCTCAACGCCTTTTCGTTGCTGGGCGGTCTGCTCTCAGGCCTGCTGATCCTGGGGCTGATTGTGCTCCTGCTGCGCAGCCGTCAGGGTGGAGGCACCGACGCTGCCAGCACCTTCGGGAAATCGAAGGCGGCGGTGATCAGCGAGGGGCAGATCAAGCTGGCGTTCAGCGATGTGGCGGGATGCGACGAGGCCAAGAGCGACCTGCAGGAAGTCGTGGACTTTCTGCGCCATCCTGAGCGCTACCACCAGCTGGGGGCCCGGATTCCCCACGGGGTCTTGTTGGTGGGTCCTCCCGGGAGTGGCAAGACCCTCCTCGCCAAGGCCGTGGCGGGAGAAGCCAAGGTGCCGTATTTCTCCATCAGCGGCTCGGACTTTGTGGAGATGTTCGTGGGTGTGGGCGCCGCCCGCGTCCGCGACCTGTTCGAGCAGGCCCGCAAGTCCGCTCCCTGCATCGTCTTTATCGACGAGATTGACGCCGTGGGAAGAAAGCGCGGCGTCAACCTGCAAGGCGGGAATGATGAGCGCGAGCAGACTTTGAATCAATTGCTCGTGGAGATGGACGGCTTTCAGAGTGGGCAGGAGGTGATTATCCTCGCGGCGACGAACAGGCCCGATGTGCTGGACGCAGCGCTGCTGCGTCCCGGACGCTTTGACCGCCAGGTGGTGGTGGACGCCCCCGACGTGCGGGGGCGGGAAATGATCCTCCGCATCCACGCCCGCAAAAAGCCCCTTGATCCCAGTGTGGACCTGGCGGTGATCGCCCGCAGGACAGCCGGGATGGTCGGGGCAGATCTGGAGAACCTGCTCAACGAGGCCGCGCTCGGCGCGGCCAGAGCCGGACGGTCCAGAATCGTGATGCGCGATGTCGAAGAAGCCCGGGACCGCGTGCTTATGGGCCCCGAACGGCGCAGCATGGTGGTGCGGGAAGCGGACCGCAAGGTCACCGCCTACCACGAAGTCGGCCACGCCCTCGCCGCTCAGCTCTTGCCCCACGCCGACAAGGCGCACAAGCTGACCATCGTGCCCCGTGGACGTTCCTTGGGCTCGGCGCTGTACACGCCGGAAGACCGGATGCACCACACCCGGGCCGCACTGCTGGACCGCATCTGCGTGGCGCTGGCCGGGCACGCCGCCGAGGAAGTCGCCACCGGGCAGATCACCACGGGGGCGGCCAACGACTTTCAGCAGGCCACGTCCATCGCCCGGCGAATGGTCACCGAGTGGGGCATGAGCGACGTGGGAATGACTGCCCTGGCGCAGGAAAGCGGAGGCTACCTGGGCTACGGCCCCCAGCAGGAGGTCTACAGCGACCACACGGCGAGCCGCATTGACTCCGAGGTGGCGCGAATCATAGGCGCGCAGTACGAGCGGGCGGTCACGCTCCTCAACGAACACGCACACGTGCTGCACCGCCTGACCGACGCCCTCGTCGCCCGCGAGTTTTTAACGGGTGAGGACGTGCAGGTGGCGCTGTCCGGGGCAACCCTGGAGGACGGTGCGGCCAGCAAGCCCGACGAGGAAGGCCCTGCGCCGCAGCCGACGCTGACGCCCAATCCAGCCTGA
- the dnaK gene encoding molecular chaperone DnaK, protein MPKAVGIDLGTTNSVIAVMEGGRPEVIVNAEGARTTPSVVAYKGDERLVGQIARRQAALNPKATLFEVKRFIGRRWDEIKEEAGRAPFVVKEGPGGSVRIEVNGQDLAPEQVSAEVLRKLVNDASSKLGEKIRDVVITVPAYFDNSQREATKQAGEIAGLNVLRVINEPTAAALAYGLERKGNETVLVFDLGGGTFDVTILELGDGVFEVKSTSGDTHLGGADFDQRLVGWLAGEFQKEHNFDLRKDPQALQRLIEAAEKAKIELSNASETTISLPFITFDPETRTPLHLERALTRAKFEELTADLLRRVRQPVEQALADAKLSASQIDEVILVGGSTRIPAVKRIVQDIIGKTPNESVNPDEAVALGAAVQAGIIQGDSSLGDIVLVDVTPLTMGVEVKGGMIAPMITRNTTVPAKKTEIYTTAENNQPGVEINVLQGERPMAADNKSLGRFKLEGIPPMPAGRPQIEVTFDIDANGILHVTAKEKTSGKEASIRIENTTTLDKSDVERMVKEAEQNAAADKQRREKVEKRNSLDSLRVQALGQIDENASASQDAKDKLKAAADEAEEAVRLDDDARIEAAQKRLEEELRTFMTAAQQSGGAQDAGAQAGGQKQDDDVIDADFKPAE, encoded by the coding sequence ATGCCCAAAGCTGTCGGAATCGACCTCGGAACCACCAATAGCGTCATTGCCGTGATGGAAGGCGGACGCCCCGAAGTGATTGTCAACGCCGAAGGCGCGCGCACCACGCCGTCCGTCGTTGCCTACAAGGGCGACGAGCGGCTCGTCGGTCAAATTGCCCGCCGTCAGGCCGCGCTCAACCCCAAGGCCACCCTGTTTGAAGTCAAGCGCTTTATCGGCCGCCGATGGGACGAGATCAAGGAGGAGGCGGGCCGCGCTCCCTTCGTTGTGAAGGAAGGCCCCGGCGGGTCCGTGCGCATCGAGGTGAACGGCCAAGACCTCGCCCCCGAGCAGGTCAGCGCTGAAGTGCTGCGCAAGCTGGTCAACGACGCTTCCTCGAAGCTCGGCGAAAAGATCCGCGACGTGGTGATCACGGTCCCCGCGTACTTTGACAACTCGCAGCGCGAGGCCACCAAGCAGGCCGGTGAAATTGCGGGTCTGAACGTGCTGCGCGTCATCAACGAGCCGACGGCCGCCGCGCTCGCCTACGGGCTGGAGCGTAAGGGCAACGAGACGGTCCTCGTGTTCGACCTTGGGGGCGGCACCTTCGACGTGACCATCCTGGAGCTGGGTGACGGCGTGTTCGAGGTGAAATCCACCTCCGGCGACACGCACCTTGGCGGCGCGGACTTCGACCAGCGCCTCGTGGGCTGGCTGGCGGGCGAATTCCAGAAGGAACACAACTTTGACCTTCGCAAAGACCCCCAGGCCCTCCAGCGCCTGATCGAGGCCGCCGAGAAGGCCAAGATCGAGTTGTCCAACGCTTCCGAGACCACCATCAGCCTACCCTTTATCACCTTTGACCCCGAGACGCGCACGCCGCTGCATCTCGAGCGCGCCCTGACCCGCGCCAAGTTCGAGGAACTGACCGCCGATCTGCTGCGCCGCGTGCGTCAGCCCGTCGAGCAGGCCCTCGCAGACGCCAAGCTCAGCGCCTCGCAGATCGACGAGGTGATTCTGGTGGGTGGCTCCACCCGCATCCCCGCGGTCAAGCGCATCGTGCAGGACATCATCGGTAAGACGCCCAACGAGTCGGTCAACCCCGACGAGGCCGTCGCGCTCGGTGCGGCCGTGCAGGCGGGCATCATTCAAGGCGACTCCAGCCTCGGCGACATCGTGCTCGTGGACGTGACCCCGCTGACCATGGGCGTGGAGGTCAAGGGCGGCATGATCGCCCCGATGATCACCCGCAACACCACGGTCCCCGCCAAGAAGACCGAGATCTACACCACTGCCGAGAACAACCAGCCCGGCGTGGAGATCAACGTGCTGCAGGGTGAGCGTCCGATGGCCGCCGACAACAAGAGCCTGGGCCGCTTCAAGCTTGAAGGCATCCCCCCGATGCCCGCTGGCCGCCCCCAGATCGAAGTAACCTTCGACATCGACGCCAACGGCATTCTGCACGTGACGGCGAAGGAGAAGACCAGCGGCAAGGAAGCCTCCATCCGGATCGAGAACACCACCACGCTCGACAAGAGCGACGTGGAGCGCATGGTCAAGGAAGCCGAGCAGAACGCGGCAGCCGACAAGCAGCGCCGTGAGAAGGTGGAGAAGCGCAACAGCCTCGATTCGCTGCGCGTGCAGGCCCTCGGTCAGATTGACGAGAACGCCTCCGCTTCCCAGGACGCGAAGGACAAGCTCAAGGCCGCCGCCGACGAGGCTGAGGAAGCCGTGCGCCTCGACGACGACGCCCGCATTGAGGCTGCCCAGAAGCGCCTGGAAGAGGAACTGCGGACCTTCATGACGGCTGCCCAGCAGAGCGGTGGCGCGCAGGACGCAGGCGCCCAGGCCGGAGGACAGAAGCAGGACGACGACGTGATCGACGCGGACTTCAAGCCCGCCGAGTAA
- a CDS encoding nucleotide exchange factor GrpE — translation MTQDDQNKTQHEQATPEDETTVTASPATETDNMDEDAELEGMDGFPGMDENMFGQVQEMMAKLERADELEKENAELKGKLGRLAADFENYRRRTQEDVDAAKGQGVAKAAEALMPVYDDLDRAVTMGSGDPAKLIPGMQAVQSKVLTVFGGLGLEATGKEGEAFDPRWHEAIQVVPGDADDTIVQVYQLGFRMGERLVRPARVVVSKKD, via the coding sequence ATGACCCAAGACGACCAGAACAAGACGCAGCACGAGCAGGCCACCCCCGAGGACGAGACCACCGTCACCGCCAGCCCGGCCACCGAAACCGACAATATGGACGAGGACGCCGAGTTGGAGGGCATGGACGGTTTCCCCGGAATGGACGAAAATATGTTCGGCCAGGTGCAGGAGATGATGGCGAAGCTGGAACGGGCCGACGAACTGGAAAAGGAGAACGCGGAGCTGAAAGGCAAACTCGGCCGCCTCGCCGCCGATTTCGAAAACTACCGCCGCCGCACCCAAGAGGACGTTGATGCCGCCAAAGGGCAGGGCGTCGCGAAGGCTGCCGAGGCCCTGATGCCCGTGTACGATGACCTCGACCGCGCCGTCACGATGGGCAGCGGCGACCCTGCCAAGCTGATTCCGGGCATGCAGGCCGTTCAGAGCAAGGTGCTGACCGTCTTTGGCGGCCTGGGCCTGGAAGCCACAGGTAAGGAAGGCGAGGCGTTTGACCCCCGCTGGCACGAGGCCATTCAGGTGGTGCCCGGCGACGCCGACGACACCATTGTGCAGGTCTACCAGCTCGGCTTCCGCATGGGCGAGCGCCTGGTCCGGCCCGCGCGGGTGGTGGTGAGCAAGAAGGACTGA
- a CDS encoding DnaJ C-terminal domain-containing protein, with product MAYKDYYDLLGVSRGASDADIKSAYRKLAKQYHPDKNQGDEKAAERFKEIGEAYAVLSDPEKRKLYDQYGHTGQMPPGYDGGNFQGGDFGGFDPSQFSDFFQGLFGMGGRRGGGFQGGGFGGGQVNLEDLLGNGGIGGTQGRRFVQNVEGELQVTLQEAFTGSDEVINIDGKRLSLRVPAGTRDGARLRLAGQGPGGGDVLLTIRVLEDPRFDLEGDDLTTTVDVPAPVAALGGTVTVQTMGGSGNLSVPVGSSGGRRMRLRGQGWPKKDGTRGDLYVRLNLTVPRDLTDEEKELYRQLRELRP from the coding sequence ATGGCATACAAGGACTACTACGACCTGCTCGGCGTGTCCCGGGGCGCGTCCGACGCGGACATCAAGAGCGCGTACCGCAAGCTCGCCAAGCAGTACCACCCGGATAAGAACCAGGGCGACGAGAAGGCCGCCGAGCGCTTCAAGGAAATCGGGGAGGCCTACGCGGTGCTCAGCGACCCGGAGAAGCGCAAGCTGTACGACCAGTACGGACACACTGGGCAGATGCCACCTGGGTACGACGGGGGCAACTTTCAGGGCGGGGACTTCGGGGGCTTTGACCCCTCGCAGTTCAGTGACTTTTTCCAGGGCCTGTTTGGGATGGGTGGGCGCAGGGGAGGCGGCTTTCAGGGCGGAGGCTTCGGCGGCGGCCAGGTGAACCTGGAAGACCTGCTCGGCAATGGTGGCATCGGCGGCACGCAGGGCCGCCGCTTCGTGCAGAACGTGGAGGGCGAGCTGCAGGTGACTTTGCAGGAAGCCTTCACGGGCTCAGACGAGGTCATCAACATCGACGGCAAGCGGCTCTCGCTGCGGGTGCCTGCCGGAACGCGGGACGGCGCTCGGTTGCGCCTCGCCGGACAGGGACCGGGCGGCGGCGACGTGCTGCTCACCATCCGCGTGCTCGAAGACCCGCGCTTTGACCTGGAGGGTGACGACTTAACCACCACGGTGGACGTCCCCGCACCCGTCGCGGCGCTGGGCGGGACGGTCACGGTGCAGACGATGGGTGGCAGCGGCAACCTTAGCGTGCCGGTGGGCAGCAGCGGCGGGCGCCGGATGCGCCTGCGTGGACAGGGCTGGCCAAAGAAGGACGGCACCCGGGGAGACCTGTACGTGCGCCTCAACCTGACGGTGCCCCGCGACCTGACAGACGAGGAAAAGGAGCTGTACCGTCAGCTCCGCGAGTTGCGCCCCTGA
- a CDS encoding CBS domain-containing protein, whose protein sequence is MATLRDIMTPGPVTVDGQATLKEVATLMLEQDIGAVLVMNGDRPTGIITDRDIVIRAVAYGHDYGTAVTDYTTGDVFTMDANTTVEEAAEEMGRKQLRRLPVTDGGRVIGIVSLGDLAVRALGDADEEALKGVSIPNNS, encoded by the coding sequence ATGGCAACCTTACGAGACATCATGACTCCAGGCCCCGTCACCGTCGATGGGCAGGCCACCCTCAAGGAAGTCGCCACGCTGATGCTGGAGCAGGACATCGGCGCGGTGTTGGTGATGAACGGCGACCGCCCCACCGGCATCATCACCGACCGGGATATCGTGATTCGGGCCGTCGCCTATGGCCACGACTACGGGACCGCCGTCACCGACTACACCACTGGCGACGTGTTCACGATGGACGCGAACACCACTGTGGAGGAGGCTGCTGAGGAGATGGGCCGCAAGCAGCTGCGCCGTCTCCCCGTGACCGATGGTGGGCGCGTGATTGGGATTGTCAGTCTGGGAGACCTTGCTGTCCGCGCGCTTGGCGACGCGGATGAAGAAGCCTTGAAGGGCGTGAGCATTCCCAACAACTCCTGA
- a CDS encoding S8 family peptidase, protein MMKTRAMLLLGAALTLASASQGSAGTVSPTLLERAKRNDQSAVGVIVRFKFANDARGRGLFKSARAQLQSRIQQLGPAAGFINQAVNSGKVTQLWLDQSIFLPMTPVQARALATLPFVDAVFENFRVQVPRAVALSAASAPAGTPWHLQKVGAPQAWAAGFKGQNVRIGHLDTGIDPNHPELAGKLAAFAEFNADGDRVQSQPHDTVQHGTHTAGLLVGDKVGVAPQAKLISALVLPNNEGTFAQVIAGMQYVLDPDNNADTDDGADVVNMSLGIAGTYDEFIVPVQNMLKAGVVPVFAIGNFGPGPSTTGSPGNLPDAIGVGAVDQNGQVAPFSSRGPVAWQGKINGVFVKPDIAAPGVEITSTFPNGGYGALSGSSQASPIAAGAVALLLSAKPGTGVDAIKNALFSSASNAGSKNNNVGYGLISVPGALGKLGVNVGGAQPAPQPQPAPQPQPAPQPQPAPQPQPAPQPQPAPQPQPAPQPQPAPQPQPAPQPQPAPQPAPAQPTGPAGYELCAVEGQACNFTGKRDAAFGTAGKYLTGVGTNGFNCTVQEWGRDPAPGLRKGCFIKPVAGQPAPAPKPAPAPKPAPAPSTGKKPKVLLVDDDMGQGKDVTAALRDAIKANAAAGGAFVWNVQANGPVTLAEMQKADIVVWATGEQYQNTLTAQDQSTLRQYLSGGGRLLVTGQDIGYDIGQSAFYREILKVRFVADSSGTPKFVTRGQFGNTAFTLNAEGSAGNQLYPDVIADLNGSQVVASWGSANATAGTISAQSIRVDPNKKRAQQKVQDPRGLVEELATNVIKGILGQVFGGQKQTQRPRVTAQNAGENAGAIVINDVGKYSTVTMGFGMEGLTPNSRNLLMKTAFDWLMK, encoded by the coding sequence ATGATGAAGACCAGAGCAATGCTGCTGCTCGGGGCGGCGCTGACGCTGGCCAGCGCCAGCCAGGGGAGTGCGGGAACGGTGTCGCCGACACTGCTCGAGCGGGCCAAGCGCAACGACCAGAGCGCCGTTGGGGTGATTGTGCGCTTCAAGTTTGCCAACGACGCGCGTGGACGGGGCCTGTTCAAGTCCGCCCGCGCCCAGCTGCAGTCGCGTATTCAGCAGCTCGGCCCTGCCGCGGGGTTTATCAACCAGGCGGTGAACTCGGGCAAGGTGACGCAACTGTGGCTCGACCAGAGCATCTTTTTGCCCATGACGCCGGTGCAGGCGCGCGCGCTCGCCACGCTGCCCTTCGTGGACGCGGTGTTCGAGAACTTCCGGGTGCAGGTGCCCCGGGCGGTGGCCCTGAGTGCGGCTTCCGCGCCCGCCGGCACGCCCTGGCACCTGCAGAAAGTCGGCGCGCCCCAGGCCTGGGCAGCCGGATTCAAGGGACAGAACGTGCGCATCGGTCACCTCGACACCGGCATTGACCCCAACCACCCGGAACTCGCGGGCAAGCTCGCGGCCTTTGCCGAGTTCAACGCGGACGGCGACCGGGTGCAGAGCCAGCCGCACGACACCGTGCAGCACGGCACCCACACGGCGGGCCTGCTTGTGGGCGACAAGGTGGGCGTGGCCCCGCAGGCCAAGCTGATCAGCGCCCTGGTGCTGCCCAACAACGAGGGCACCTTCGCGCAGGTGATCGCGGGGATGCAGTACGTGCTGGACCCCGACAACAACGCTGACACCGACGACGGCGCGGACGTGGTGAACATGAGCCTGGGGATTGCGGGCACCTACGACGAATTCATCGTGCCGGTGCAGAACATGCTCAAGGCGGGCGTGGTGCCTGTGTTCGCGATTGGCAACTTTGGCCCAGGCCCGTCGACGACGGGCAGTCCCGGCAACCTGCCCGACGCGATCGGAGTCGGCGCGGTGGACCAGAACGGCCAGGTGGCGCCGTTCTCCAGCCGTGGCCCCGTGGCCTGGCAGGGCAAGATCAACGGCGTGTTTGTGAAGCCGGACATTGCCGCGCCGGGCGTGGAGATCACGAGTACCTTCCCCAACGGCGGCTACGGAGCGCTGAGCGGCAGCTCGCAGGCCAGTCCCATCGCGGCGGGCGCGGTGGCCCTGCTGCTCTCGGCCAAGCCGGGCACGGGCGTAGACGCGATCAAAAACGCGCTTTTTAGCAGCGCGAGCAATGCGGGCAGCAAGAACAACAACGTCGGTTACGGCCTGATCAGCGTGCCGGGTGCCCTGGGCAAGCTGGGCGTCAATGTCGGCGGCGCGCAGCCTGCTCCGCAGCCCCAACCCGCTCCGCAGCCCCAACCCGCTCCGCAGCCCCAGCCCGCTCCGCAGCCCCAGCCCGCTCCGCAGCCCCAGCCCGCTCCGCAGCCCCAGCCCGCTCCGCAGCCCCAGCCCGCTCCGCAGCCCCAACCCGCTCCGCAGCCCCAGCCCGCTCCGCAGCCCGCTCCAGCGCAGCCCACAGGCCCAGCTGGGTACGAGTTGTGCGCCGTGGAGGGTCAAGCCTGTAACTTCACGGGCAAGCGTGACGCGGCCTTTGGGACGGCGGGCAAGTACCTGACCGGCGTGGGTACCAACGGTTTCAACTGCACCGTGCAGGAGTGGGGACGTGACCCCGCACCGGGTCTCAGGAAAGGCTGCTTTATCAAGCCCGTCGCTGGTCAACCTGCCCCTGCCCCCAAGCCTGCCCCTGCCCCCAAGCCTGCCCCTGCGCCCAGCACGGGCAAGAAGCCCAAGGTGCTGCTTGTGGACGACGACATGGGTCAGGGCAAGGACGTGACGGCGGCCCTGAGAGACGCGATCAAGGCCAACGCCGCTGCGGGCGGGGCCTTCGTGTGGAACGTGCAGGCCAACGGCCCAGTTACGCTGGCCGAGATGCAGAAGGCCGACATTGTGGTGTGGGCGACGGGGGAGCAGTACCAGAACACCCTTACCGCGCAGGACCAGAGCACCCTGCGCCAGTACCTGTCGGGTGGAGGCCGCCTCCTCGTGACCGGGCAGGACATCGGCTACGACATTGGGCAGAGCGCTTTTTACCGTGAGATCCTCAAGGTCCGCTTCGTGGCAGATTCCAGCGGCACACCCAAGTTCGTGACACGGGGGCAATTCGGCAACACTGCCTTTACCCTCAACGCCGAGGGCAGTGCGGGCAACCAGCTCTACCCCGACGTGATCGCCGATCTGAACGGCTCGCAGGTGGTGGCCTCCTGGGGCAGCGCGAACGCCACGGCGGGTACCATCTCTGCCCAGAGCATTCGGGTAGACCCCAACAAGAAGCGCGCCCAGCAGAAGGTACAAGACCCGCGCGGCCTGGTCGAGGAGCTCGCCACAAACGTGATCAAGGGCATCCTGGGGCAGGTGTTTGGCGGACAGAAGCAGACCCAGCGCCCCCGCGTCACCGCCCAGAACGCGGGCGAGAATGCTGGAGCCATCGTGATCAACGATGTGGGCAAGTACAGCACCGTCACGATGGGCTTCGGGATGGAAGGCCTGACGCCGAACAGCCGCAATCTGTTGATGAAGACGGCGTTCGACTGGCTGATGAAGTAA